In Tiliqua scincoides isolate rTilSci1 chromosome 1, rTilSci1.hap2, whole genome shotgun sequence, the following are encoded in one genomic region:
- the PROSER1 gene encoding proline and serine-rich protein 1 isoform X1, with protein MDKKAFEMVLDEIRKAVLMEYKLKALEYVHGYFSSEQIVELLRYFSWAEPQLKAMKALQHKMVAVSASKVVNILNCFTFSKDKLVALELLASNIDDAQNYRLIEDLFRISMSEKKRCRRILEQASKSGCKAPHAMISSCGMIPGNPYPKGKPSRINGIFPGSPVKKENEDYSNEGKGIAARILGPSKPAPATYNPHKPVPYPIPPCRPHATIAPSAYNNAGLVPLANVIAPGLPAPPPYTSSHVGTGKAENEELSTQAKPSQSQAFAAQMNHLFTPHGSNPAASPAPPPPPVKALSHSSALPPPPSVTPAVLPVFPGQVLSSSSHTPPPSTPPAPAVVKSHSLPVVPAASTHGATSTPVPAAFSGLPTAVAPPGLTTQGVTPAPSDAFASASAPFASLPFSVAPVTSSANSPNSLPSAFASLPLSLTPTPQAAASPLSSAIAGSAAATSLPCPLNLPNPLLSVLKGFLSVSDSTAMNSAALPSAVTAELASLSGLAGQNAETASSASNKCYTSAAPSTLQHPSTSGLAIFPGLPSQPRPGGSATPPAQSTQSPLTTLPSSSIPASCVSSVALSHCPSPANPEQQQASSTPAIPPVLKTEPLSPTPSVFRDSLAHSAGPSRSTSGLSAALGHPSASVPSLPGSLPSSLNPALSGLSSLSAPLHSSPSGGGPGPAAPMAPVYNALPPFTSLTSSFAFPGSPALTPAGSLLPIPPTTSSAIPAPHASPASPVLPPLIASAAAPAPPFPLNLCSAVPSLFSVPQVPLGSCSASFPPFPVSNTPSVTPALPSFPGLQASSAVAAAAVAPLPAAATAPPSPAPVLPGFASAFSSNLNSALVAQAGLTSGLPAPGSAVFPGLLSLPGIPGLAQSANQPSLQELQHTAAAQSALLQVHSASALENYTSQPDGFTAYPPASGTPGTPFSLPASLPQSGWQ; from the exons ATGGATAAGAAAGCGTTTGAGATGGTGCTTGACGAAATCAGAAAG GCTGTGTTGATGGAATATAAATTAAAAGCCCTTGAATACGTGCATGGATATTTTTCTAGTGAGCAG ATTGTGGAGCTACTGAGGTATTTCTCTTGGGCGGAGCCACAGTTGAAGGCCATGAAGGCATTGCAACAC AAAATGGTCGCAGTTTCAGCATCAAAAGTGGTGAACATCCTCAACTGTTTCACTTTTAGCAAAGACAAGCTGGTTGCGCTAGAACTGTTGGCTTC CAATATTGATGATGCTCAGAATTACCGTCTTATTGAAGACCTTTTCAGAATCAGCATGTCTGAGAAGAAGAGGTGCAGGAGAATTCTTGAACAG GCTTCCAAATCTGGCTGTAAAGCACCTCACGCGATGATCTCATCCTGTGGCATGATTCCGGGAAACCCATACCCAAAAGGGAAGCCAAGCCGTATCAACGGAATTTTCCCA GGATCACCTGTCAAAAAGGAGAACGAGGACTATAGCAATGAAGGCAAGGGAATCGCGGCTCGTATTCTTGGACCATCTAAACCA GCTCCAGCAACATACAACCCTCACAAACCAGTTCCTTATCCGATCCCTCCTTGTCGACCACATGCAACTATTGCGCCAA GTGCTTACAACAATGCTGGCCTGGTTCCACTGGCCAACGTCATCGCTCCCGGCTTGCCAGCTCCACCACCATATACTTCTAGTCATGTGGGAACAGGTAAAGCAG AAAATGAAGAACTTTCCACTCAAGCAAAACCTTCCCAAAGCCAAG CTTTTGCTGCACAAATGAATCATCTCTTTACACCTCATGGTTCTAaccctgctgcttctccagcccctcccccaccacctgtTAAGGCACTCAGCCACTCGTCCGcacttcccccacctcccagtgTCACCCCTGCTGTCCTCCCTGTCTTCCCTGGGCaggtcctctcctcctcctctcacacgCCTCCACCATCGACTCCTCCAGCCCCTGCTGTGGTCAAATCCCACTCGCTGCCTGTGGTTCCTGCCGCATCTACGCATGGTGCCACCTCCACCCCCGTCCCTGCGGCTTTCTCTGGGCTGCCCACTGCAGTGGCTCCACCGGGGCTCACAACACAGGGTGTCACCCCTGCACCCAGTGATGCTTTTgcctctgcctctgcccccttcgccagcctgcctttttctgtagCACCTGTCACTTCCTCAGCCAACAGTCCAAACTCCTTGCCGTCCGCTTTTGCCAGCCTTCCCCTCTCCTTGACACCAACTCCTCAGGCTGCTGCCAGTCCCCTGTCTTCGGCCATTGCTggttctgctgctgccactagTCTCCCGTGTCCGCTTAACTTGCCTAACCCGCTTCTGTCAGTCTTAAAGGGATTTCTGTCAGTCAGTGATAGCACAGCGATGAACTCGGCCGCTTTGCCTTCAGCTGTGACTGCTGAACTGGCTTCTTTATCTGGGCTTGCCGGCCAGAACGCTGAAACAGCCTCTTCAGCCAGTAACAAATGTTACACTTCAGCAGCGCCCTCCACCCTCCAGCATCCTTCCACTTCCGGACTGGCCATTTTCCCAGGCCTCCCCTCTCAGCCCAGGCCTGGCGGTAGTGCCACCCCGCCTGCGCAGTCCACACAGTCTCCTCTAACCACTCTGCCATCCTCCAGCATCCCAGCCAGCTGCGTGTCCTCTGTTGCTCTCTCCCATTGTCCAAGCCCAGCAAATCCTGAGCAGCAGCAGGCCTCCTCCACCCCGGCCATTCCACCGGTGCTCAAGACAGAGCCCTTGAGCCCCACTCCTTCAGTCTTCAGAGACTCTCTTGCGCACTCCGCTGGGCCCTCTCGCAGCACTTCCGGATTGTCAGCAGCACTTGGCCACCCATCTGCCTCGGTTCCTTCGTTGCCAGGCAGCTTGCCCAGTTCCCTGAATCCGGCACTGTCCGGCCTGTCCTCCTTGAGTGCTCCTCTCCACAGCTCCCCTTCCGGAGGGGGCCCCGGCCCGGCTGCTCCCATGGCTCCTGTCTACAATGCACTTCCTCCCTTCACATCCCTAACAAGCAGTTTTGCTTTTCCGGGCAGCCCAGCACTTACCCCTGCAGGCTCCTTGTTGCCCATTCCACCGACCACCTCGTCTGCCATTCCTGCCCCTCACGCCAGCCCTGCCAGCCCTGTCCTCCCACCGCTCATTGCTTCTGCGGCTGCTCCGGCTCCCCCATTTCCCCTGAACTTGTGCAGCGCTGTCCCCTCCCTGTTCTCGGTGCCTCAGGTCCCTCTCGGCTCCTGCAGCGCCTCCTTCCCGCCTTTCCCTGTCTCTAACACACCCTCTGTCACTCCtgctctcccttctttccctggcCTCCAGGCGTCCTctgcggtagcagcagcagcagtcgcTCCGCTGCCGGCGGCTGCCACAGCCCCCCCGTCTCCAGCTCCGGTGCTGCCAGGGTTTGCCTCGGCCTTTAGCTCAAACCTCAACTCGGCACTTGTTGCGCAGGCTGG CCTGACTTCTGGGCTTCCAGCCCCTGGAAGTGCCGTTTTCCCTggactcctctctctccctggcatCCCTGGACTTGCTCAGAGCGccaaccaaccttctctgcaggagctgcagcacactgcagctgcacagtcGGCACTGCTACAG GTGCACTCGGCCTCTGCTCTGGAGAACTACACGTCTCAACCTGATGGGTTTACTGCATATCCGCCAGCATCAGGGACACCCGGGacacccttttccttgccagcgaGTCTTCCCCAGAGTGGGTGGCAATGA
- the PROSER1 gene encoding proline and serine-rich protein 1 isoform X2 produces MDKKAFEMVLDEIRKAVLMEYKLKALEYVHGYFSSEQIVELLRYFSWAEPQLKAMKALQHKMVAVSASKVVNILNCFTFSKDKLVALELLASNIDDAQNYRLIEDLFRISMSEKKRCRRILEQASKSGCKAPHAMISSCGMIPGNPYPKGKPSRINGIFPGSPVKKENEDYSNEGKGIAARILGPSKPAPATYNPHKPVPYPIPPCRPHATIAPSAYNNAGLVPLANVIAPGLPAPPPYTSSHVGTENEELSTQAKPSQSQAFAAQMNHLFTPHGSNPAASPAPPPPPVKALSHSSALPPPPSVTPAVLPVFPGQVLSSSSHTPPPSTPPAPAVVKSHSLPVVPAASTHGATSTPVPAAFSGLPTAVAPPGLTTQGVTPAPSDAFASASAPFASLPFSVAPVTSSANSPNSLPSAFASLPLSLTPTPQAAASPLSSAIAGSAAATSLPCPLNLPNPLLSVLKGFLSVSDSTAMNSAALPSAVTAELASLSGLAGQNAETASSASNKCYTSAAPSTLQHPSTSGLAIFPGLPSQPRPGGSATPPAQSTQSPLTTLPSSSIPASCVSSVALSHCPSPANPEQQQASSTPAIPPVLKTEPLSPTPSVFRDSLAHSAGPSRSTSGLSAALGHPSASVPSLPGSLPSSLNPALSGLSSLSAPLHSSPSGGGPGPAAPMAPVYNALPPFTSLTSSFAFPGSPALTPAGSLLPIPPTTSSAIPAPHASPASPVLPPLIASAAAPAPPFPLNLCSAVPSLFSVPQVPLGSCSASFPPFPVSNTPSVTPALPSFPGLQASSAVAAAAVAPLPAAATAPPSPAPVLPGFASAFSSNLNSALVAQAGLTSGLPAPGSAVFPGLLSLPGIPGLAQSANQPSLQELQHTAAAQSALLQVHSASALENYTSQPDGFTAYPPASGTPGTPFSLPASLPQSGWQ; encoded by the exons ATGGATAAGAAAGCGTTTGAGATGGTGCTTGACGAAATCAGAAAG GCTGTGTTGATGGAATATAAATTAAAAGCCCTTGAATACGTGCATGGATATTTTTCTAGTGAGCAG ATTGTGGAGCTACTGAGGTATTTCTCTTGGGCGGAGCCACAGTTGAAGGCCATGAAGGCATTGCAACAC AAAATGGTCGCAGTTTCAGCATCAAAAGTGGTGAACATCCTCAACTGTTTCACTTTTAGCAAAGACAAGCTGGTTGCGCTAGAACTGTTGGCTTC CAATATTGATGATGCTCAGAATTACCGTCTTATTGAAGACCTTTTCAGAATCAGCATGTCTGAGAAGAAGAGGTGCAGGAGAATTCTTGAACAG GCTTCCAAATCTGGCTGTAAAGCACCTCACGCGATGATCTCATCCTGTGGCATGATTCCGGGAAACCCATACCCAAAAGGGAAGCCAAGCCGTATCAACGGAATTTTCCCA GGATCACCTGTCAAAAAGGAGAACGAGGACTATAGCAATGAAGGCAAGGGAATCGCGGCTCGTATTCTTGGACCATCTAAACCA GCTCCAGCAACATACAACCCTCACAAACCAGTTCCTTATCCGATCCCTCCTTGTCGACCACATGCAACTATTGCGCCAA GTGCTTACAACAATGCTGGCCTGGTTCCACTGGCCAACGTCATCGCTCCCGGCTTGCCAGCTCCACCACCATATACTTCTAGTCATGTGGGAACAG AAAATGAAGAACTTTCCACTCAAGCAAAACCTTCCCAAAGCCAAG CTTTTGCTGCACAAATGAATCATCTCTTTACACCTCATGGTTCTAaccctgctgcttctccagcccctcccccaccacctgtTAAGGCACTCAGCCACTCGTCCGcacttcccccacctcccagtgTCACCCCTGCTGTCCTCCCTGTCTTCCCTGGGCaggtcctctcctcctcctctcacacgCCTCCACCATCGACTCCTCCAGCCCCTGCTGTGGTCAAATCCCACTCGCTGCCTGTGGTTCCTGCCGCATCTACGCATGGTGCCACCTCCACCCCCGTCCCTGCGGCTTTCTCTGGGCTGCCCACTGCAGTGGCTCCACCGGGGCTCACAACACAGGGTGTCACCCCTGCACCCAGTGATGCTTTTgcctctgcctctgcccccttcgccagcctgcctttttctgtagCACCTGTCACTTCCTCAGCCAACAGTCCAAACTCCTTGCCGTCCGCTTTTGCCAGCCTTCCCCTCTCCTTGACACCAACTCCTCAGGCTGCTGCCAGTCCCCTGTCTTCGGCCATTGCTggttctgctgctgccactagTCTCCCGTGTCCGCTTAACTTGCCTAACCCGCTTCTGTCAGTCTTAAAGGGATTTCTGTCAGTCAGTGATAGCACAGCGATGAACTCGGCCGCTTTGCCTTCAGCTGTGACTGCTGAACTGGCTTCTTTATCTGGGCTTGCCGGCCAGAACGCTGAAACAGCCTCTTCAGCCAGTAACAAATGTTACACTTCAGCAGCGCCCTCCACCCTCCAGCATCCTTCCACTTCCGGACTGGCCATTTTCCCAGGCCTCCCCTCTCAGCCCAGGCCTGGCGGTAGTGCCACCCCGCCTGCGCAGTCCACACAGTCTCCTCTAACCACTCTGCCATCCTCCAGCATCCCAGCCAGCTGCGTGTCCTCTGTTGCTCTCTCCCATTGTCCAAGCCCAGCAAATCCTGAGCAGCAGCAGGCCTCCTCCACCCCGGCCATTCCACCGGTGCTCAAGACAGAGCCCTTGAGCCCCACTCCTTCAGTCTTCAGAGACTCTCTTGCGCACTCCGCTGGGCCCTCTCGCAGCACTTCCGGATTGTCAGCAGCACTTGGCCACCCATCTGCCTCGGTTCCTTCGTTGCCAGGCAGCTTGCCCAGTTCCCTGAATCCGGCACTGTCCGGCCTGTCCTCCTTGAGTGCTCCTCTCCACAGCTCCCCTTCCGGAGGGGGCCCCGGCCCGGCTGCTCCCATGGCTCCTGTCTACAATGCACTTCCTCCCTTCACATCCCTAACAAGCAGTTTTGCTTTTCCGGGCAGCCCAGCACTTACCCCTGCAGGCTCCTTGTTGCCCATTCCACCGACCACCTCGTCTGCCATTCCTGCCCCTCACGCCAGCCCTGCCAGCCCTGTCCTCCCACCGCTCATTGCTTCTGCGGCTGCTCCGGCTCCCCCATTTCCCCTGAACTTGTGCAGCGCTGTCCCCTCCCTGTTCTCGGTGCCTCAGGTCCCTCTCGGCTCCTGCAGCGCCTCCTTCCCGCCTTTCCCTGTCTCTAACACACCCTCTGTCACTCCtgctctcccttctttccctggcCTCCAGGCGTCCTctgcggtagcagcagcagcagtcgcTCCGCTGCCGGCGGCTGCCACAGCCCCCCCGTCTCCAGCTCCGGTGCTGCCAGGGTTTGCCTCGGCCTTTAGCTCAAACCTCAACTCGGCACTTGTTGCGCAGGCTGG CCTGACTTCTGGGCTTCCAGCCCCTGGAAGTGCCGTTTTCCCTggactcctctctctccctggcatCCCTGGACTTGCTCAGAGCGccaaccaaccttctctgcaggagctgcagcacactgcagctgcacagtcGGCACTGCTACAG GTGCACTCGGCCTCTGCTCTGGAGAACTACACGTCTCAACCTGATGGGTTTACTGCATATCCGCCAGCATCAGGGACACCCGGGacacccttttccttgccagcgaGTCTTCCCCAGAGTGGGTGGCAATGA